One window from the genome of Halomicrobium zhouii encodes:
- the cofH gene encoding 7,8-didemethyl-8-hydroxy-5-deazariboflavin synthase subunit CofH, which translates to MSDASRSPNVPRDEFDFRHRPETDQSFENALAKARDGERLTVDDGVELLTTGTDHERIDPVRKEQVLEAADRRRAEVVGDEVTFVANLNNNVTTACNTGCLFCNFKDRSEKFRSANDEEHGGFTKTPKESRRIVEDALETGIYEVTSVSGLHPAFALDDEHREIMESSERDDLNYRPPAEYDVDPGTYCEQMTAMSVGGVHLHSMTPEEAYHARRGTDWSYEEVYGRLKEAGLNSVPGTAAEILVDEVRAEICPGKIRTDEWLEAMEAAASVGLPMTSTIMYGHVENEMHRVMHLERLRDLQDRTGNVTEFVPLSFIHPDTPLFERGMVSGGATTAEDELMIAVSRLFLDNIDHIQSSWVKYGDEQGLKMLACGADDFMGTILSEEITKRAGGGYGEARSFAEYVEMISAVGRTPVERSTDYEQRRQIDPDDPPFGPELGPQADGTPLVPRRE; encoded by the coding sequence ATGTCGGACGCCTCACGGTCGCCGAACGTGCCCCGCGACGAGTTCGACTTCCGTCACCGGCCGGAGACGGACCAGTCCTTCGAGAACGCGCTGGCGAAGGCCAGGGACGGCGAGCGCCTCACGGTCGACGACGGCGTCGAACTGCTGACGACTGGCACGGACCACGAGCGAATCGACCCCGTCCGGAAAGAGCAGGTGCTCGAAGCGGCAGACCGCCGCCGCGCCGAGGTGGTCGGCGACGAGGTGACCTTCGTCGCGAACCTGAACAACAACGTCACCACCGCGTGCAACACGGGCTGTCTGTTCTGTAACTTCAAGGACCGCTCCGAGAAGTTCCGCTCCGCCAACGACGAAGAGCACGGCGGCTTCACGAAGACGCCGAAAGAGTCCCGCCGCATCGTCGAGGACGCCCTGGAGACGGGCATCTACGAGGTGACCTCGGTTTCGGGCCTGCACCCCGCCTTCGCGCTCGACGACGAGCACCGCGAGATTATGGAGTCGAGTGAGCGCGACGACCTGAACTACCGCCCGCCCGCGGAGTACGACGTCGACCCGGGCACCTACTGCGAGCAGATGACGGCGATGTCCGTCGGCGGCGTCCACCTCCATTCGATGACGCCCGAGGAGGCGTACCACGCCCGCCGTGGCACCGACTGGAGCTACGAGGAGGTGTACGGCCGCCTGAAAGAGGCGGGACTGAATTCGGTGCCCGGCACTGCCGCCGAGATCCTCGTCGACGAGGTGCGCGCGGAGATCTGCCCCGGCAAGATCCGCACCGACGAGTGGCTGGAGGCGATGGAGGCGGCCGCCAGCGTCGGCCTCCCGATGACCTCCACCATCATGTACGGCCACGTCGAGAACGAGATGCACCGCGTCATGCACCTGGAGCGACTCCGCGACCTCCAGGACCGGACGGGCAACGTCACCGAGTTCGTCCCGCTGTCCTTCATCCACCCGGACACTCCCCTCTTCGAGCGCGGCATGGTCTCCGGCGGCGCGACGACGGCCGAGGACGAACTGATGATCGCCGTCTCCCGCCTGTTCCTCGACAATATCGACCACATCCAGTCCTCGTGGGTGAAATACGGCGACGAGCAGGGCCTGAAGATGCTCGCCTGTGGCGCCGACGACTTCATGGGCACCATCCTCTCCGAGGAGATAACCAAGCGCGCGGGAGGGGGCTACGGCGAGGCACGCTCCTTCGCGGAGTACGTCGAGATGATATCCGCCGTCGGCCGGACGCCCGTCGAGCGCTCGACCGACTACGAGCAACGGCGCCAGATCGACCCCGACGACCCGCCGTTCGGCCCGGAACTCGGCCCGCAGGCCGACGGGACGCCGCTGGTGCCGCGAAGGGAATGA
- the infB gene encoding translation initiation factor IF-2 has translation MAETDADSDDGPDAGALRTPIVAVLGHVDHGKTSLLDKIRGSAVTAGESGAITQHIGSTAVPLDVISKMAGDLVDPTDFDLPGLLFIDTPGHHSFSTLRSRGGALADIAILVVDVNDGFQPQTLEAVDILKRTATPFIVAANKVDTVPGWNPNPDEPIQVTKEKQSDRASSDLDEKLYEIIGELSDNGFSADMYWRVQNFQANVGVVPVSAETGEGVPDLLTVLMGLSQRYLKEEMSVDVGGPGVGTVLEVKEARGFGTTVDAVVYDGTVREDDQIVVGGLNGPIVTDVRALLKPKPLAEIRTEQEFERVEEVAAADGVKIAAPDLDSAMAGAPVRVVRDQDVDEVIEAVEAELADIAVSTAEEGLVVKADTLGSLEALSGTLEEHEIPVVRAEVGDVAPRDVRVAGTANEPTNRTILAFGVDVLDDARDLADQEDVNVFENDVIYQLIEDYEDHVEAIETAQQDQILDNITRPARFQILPDHTFRQSDPAVVGVEVLSGTVTRNSNVALFDGAEPERVGRMKSIQDEGEDVDEARMGDRVAVSIDGPTVGRQIEEGDELWTELPEKHAKILEQELKEDIPGDEREALGLYLEKQRNRDPFWGK, from the coding sequence ATGGCAGAAACAGACGCAGACTCCGACGACGGACCGGACGCGGGCGCCCTTCGCACCCCCATCGTCGCGGTTCTCGGGCACGTCGACCACGGCAAGACGAGCCTGCTCGACAAGATCCGCGGCTCCGCAGTGACCGCCGGCGAATCCGGCGCCATCACCCAGCACATCGGCTCGACCGCAGTGCCCCTCGACGTCATCTCGAAGATGGCGGGAGACCTGGTCGACCCGACCGACTTCGACCTCCCCGGCCTCCTGTTCATCGACACGCCGGGCCACCACTCGTTCTCGACGCTGCGCTCGCGCGGGGGCGCGCTGGCCGACATCGCCATCCTCGTCGTCGACGTCAACGACGGGTTCCAGCCCCAGACCCTCGAAGCGGTGGACATCCTCAAGCGCACCGCGACGCCGTTCATCGTCGCCGCGAACAAGGTCGACACCGTCCCCGGGTGGAACCCCAACCCCGACGAACCGATCCAGGTGACCAAGGAGAAACAGTCCGACCGGGCCAGTTCGGACCTCGACGAGAAACTCTACGAGATCATCGGCGAACTCTCCGACAACGGCTTCTCCGCGGACATGTACTGGCGCGTCCAGAACTTCCAGGCCAACGTCGGCGTCGTCCCCGTCTCCGCCGAGACCGGCGAGGGCGTCCCCGACCTCCTGACCGTCCTCATGGGCCTCTCCCAGCGGTATCTCAAAGAGGAGATGTCCGTCGACGTCGGCGGCCCCGGCGTCGGTACGGTCCTCGAAGTGAAGGAAGCGCGCGGGTTCGGCACCACCGTCGACGCCGTCGTCTACGACGGCACCGTCCGCGAGGACGACCAGATCGTCGTCGGGGGCCTCAACGGCCCAATCGTCACGGACGTGCGCGCCCTGCTCAAGCCCAAACCGCTCGCCGAGATCCGGACCGAGCAGGAGTTCGAGCGCGTCGAGGAGGTCGCCGCCGCCGACGGCGTGAAGATCGCCGCGCCGGACCTCGATTCCGCGATGGCCGGTGCCCCCGTCCGCGTCGTTCGCGACCAGGACGTCGACGAGGTCATCGAGGCCGTCGAGGCGGAACTGGCCGACATCGCCGTCTCCACCGCGGAGGAGGGTCTAGTCGTCAAGGCCGACACGCTCGGCTCGCTCGAAGCGCTCTCGGGGACGCTCGAGGAACACGAGATCCCCGTCGTCCGCGCAGAGGTCGGCGACGTCGCCCCGCGCGACGTCCGCGTCGCCGGGACCGCCAACGAACCGACCAACCGCACTATCCTCGCCTTCGGCGTCGACGTGCTGGACGACGCCCGCGACCTGGCCGACCAGGAAGACGTGAACGTCTTCGAGAACGACGTCATCTACCAGCTCATCGAGGACTACGAGGACCACGTCGAGGCCATCGAGACCGCCCAGCAGGACCAGATCTTAGACAACATCACCCGGCCGGCACGCTTCCAGATTTTGCCGGACCACACGTTCCGCCAGTCCGACCCTGCCGTCGTCGGCGTCGAGGTGCTCTCCGGGACCGTCACCCGTAACTCCAACGTCGCGCTGTTCGACGGGGCCGAGCCCGAACGCGTCGGCCGGATGAAATCCATCCAGGACGAGGGCGAAGACGTCGACGAGGCCAGGATGGGCGACCGCGTCGCCGTCTCCATCGACGGCCCCACCGTCGGCCGACAGATCGAGGAGGGCGACGAACTGTGGACCGAACTCCCCGAGAAACACGCCAAGATCCTCGAACAGGAGCTCAAGGAGGACATCCCCGGCGACGAACGGGAAGCCCTCGGCCTCTACCTCGAGAAGCAGCGCAACCGCGACCCCTTCTGGGGCAAGTAG
- a CDS encoding MFS transporter produces the protein MVTVGALRRSTPDVTAVQRDRAILALTIFVVLFAQVLLYPGVTDLVTALGAVGDLDASTWFLGSEFAAFVLFAGLWGVVSDRTGRRVPFIVAGAIGGSAGYAALVVIGGTPGATFESVIVVRFLQGAATISAFSLAMTMLMDLEGGNGQNMGAAGIAIGLGTASGAPVGGALTEIGPLVPLWVASGALLLAGLLALLLVDRAPTGQRVGLRSAVRRLRETPALGFPYAFGFMDRLTAGFFALVGTVYFRDVFDLDAAGAGIMLGLFFVPFALLQYPFGVLSDRVGRQVPVAVGSICYGGAVLAVYLAPTVWLAGATMVLLGVLGALISPATMALVSDLSGDADRGVAMGGFNVFGNLGFLAGFVVGSVVTDSFGYGAAFATAGLLEAGIVVVALPAFLRLDLARTATFTE, from the coding sequence ATGGTTACCGTCGGCGCGCTACGCAGGTCCACGCCCGACGTGACGGCGGTGCAGCGTGACCGGGCCATCCTGGCGCTCACGATCTTCGTCGTGCTGTTCGCGCAGGTGCTGCTGTACCCCGGTGTCACAGACCTGGTCACCGCGCTGGGCGCGGTGGGGGACCTCGACGCGAGCACGTGGTTCCTGGGGTCGGAGTTCGCCGCGTTCGTCCTCTTCGCGGGCCTGTGGGGCGTCGTCAGCGACCGGACCGGGCGGCGCGTCCCGTTCATCGTCGCCGGCGCGATCGGCGGGTCGGCCGGCTACGCCGCCCTCGTCGTCATCGGCGGGACGCCGGGCGCGACCTTCGAGTCGGTGATCGTCGTCCGGTTCCTCCAGGGCGCCGCGACGATCAGCGCGTTCTCGCTGGCGATGACGATGCTGATGGATCTCGAAGGCGGCAACGGACAGAACATGGGCGCGGCCGGCATCGCCATCGGCCTCGGGACGGCGTCGGGCGCCCCGGTCGGCGGCGCCCTCACCGAAATCGGCCCGCTCGTCCCCCTCTGGGTCGCGAGCGGCGCGTTGCTGCTCGCGGGGCTGCTCGCCCTCCTCCTCGTCGACCGGGCGCCGACGGGCCAGCGGGTCGGTCTCCGTAGCGCGGTCCGCCGCCTCCGCGAGACGCCGGCGCTGGGATTCCCCTACGCCTTCGGCTTCATGGACCGGCTCACCGCCGGCTTCTTCGCGCTCGTCGGGACGGTGTACTTCCGGGACGTCTTCGACCTGGACGCGGCCGGGGCCGGGATCATGCTCGGACTCTTCTTCGTCCCCTTCGCGCTCCTCCAGTACCCCTTCGGCGTCCTCTCGGACCGGGTCGGCCGGCAGGTACCGGTCGCGGTGGGCTCGATCTGTTACGGCGGCGCCGTCCTCGCGGTGTACCTCGCGCCGACGGTGTGGCTCGCGGGCGCGACGATGGTACTGCTGGGCGTGCTGGGCGCGCTCATCTCGCCGGCGACGATGGCGCTGGTCTCGGACCTGTCCGGTGACGCGGACCGCGGCGTGGCGATGGGCGGGTTCAACGTCTTCGGCAACCTCGGCTTCCTCGCCGGATTCGTCGTCGGGAGCGTCGTCACCGATTCGTTCGGCTACGGCGCGGCGTTCGCCACCGCGGGACTGCTCGAGGCCGGCATCGTCGTCGTCGCCCTGCCCGCGTTCCTCCGCCTCGACCTCGCCCGGACGGCGACGTTCACCGAGTGA
- a CDS encoding DUF7345 domain-containing protein: MRRPRPGLLTTALILCVAVVPLATSVQAVPYAQAVAPDQRLPAQQVEGTDTGSPPAGNETTPTGTDGVILSVDLAENGTAAWEIEYRTRLEDRDDRTAFSRLQRNLESDARNASGGFHDRIRGTVAAAESATGREMAATDFDVRTTVRRIPREYGVVVYSFQWEGFATGEDGKLYAGDALEGFFLSGGERLVVTWPEGYELDAVEPTPDAQRERTVVWRGPTTFGAGGPQLTLSQQPLAGTSPVPLAAAVGVVALAAGAWALRGRIGTLPAPSPGRLLDDGSGGDDAELLSNEERVVRLLEERGGRVRQQEVADELGWTEAKTSYVVSNLREEQWIRSFRMGRENVLSLADSIDSQGTET; this comes from the coding sequence ATGCGACGGCCACGTCCCGGACTCCTGACCACGGCGCTGATCCTCTGCGTGGCCGTGGTGCCGCTCGCGACCAGCGTCCAGGCCGTCCCCTACGCACAGGCGGTCGCGCCCGACCAGCGCCTGCCGGCCCAGCAGGTCGAAGGTACCGACACCGGGTCGCCGCCAGCCGGCAACGAGACGACGCCGACCGGCACCGACGGCGTCATCCTCTCGGTCGATCTCGCCGAGAACGGGACGGCGGCCTGGGAGATCGAGTACCGGACGCGGCTCGAGGACCGCGACGACAGGACGGCGTTCTCGCGCCTCCAGCGGAACCTGGAGTCGGACGCTCGAAACGCCAGTGGCGGGTTCCACGACCGGATCCGGGGGACCGTGGCGGCCGCCGAGTCGGCGACGGGTCGAGAGATGGCCGCGACGGACTTCGACGTGCGGACCACCGTCCGACGGATCCCCCGCGAGTACGGCGTGGTCGTCTACAGCTTCCAGTGGGAGGGGTTCGCGACCGGCGAAGACGGGAAGCTCTACGCTGGAGACGCCCTCGAGGGCTTCTTCCTCAGTGGCGGCGAGCGCCTCGTCGTTACCTGGCCAGAGGGGTACGAACTCGACGCGGTCGAGCCGACGCCGGACGCACAGCGCGAGCGGACCGTCGTCTGGCGCGGGCCGACGACGTTCGGGGCGGGCGGGCCACAGCTCACCCTCAGCCAGCAGCCACTGGCCGGAACGAGCCCCGTCCCCCTCGCCGCGGCGGTCGGCGTCGTCGCGCTCGCCGCTGGCGCCTGGGCCCTCCGGGGTCGCATCGGGACGCTTCCGGCCCCCTCCCCGGGACGACTGCTCGACGACGGCAGCGGGGGCGACGACGCGGAGCTCCTGAGCAACGAGGAACGCGTCGTCCGCCTGCTGGAGGAACGCGGCGGTCGCGTCAGGCAACAGGAGGTCGCCGACGAACTCGGCTGGACCGAGGCCAAGACCAGCTACGTCGTCTCGAACCTCCGCGAGGAGCAGTGGATCCGGAGCTTCCGGATGGGCCGCGAGAACGTCCTGTCGCTCGCAGACTCCATCGACAGTCAGGGGACAGAGACGTGA
- a CDS encoding glucose-6-phosphate isomerase, with protein MYVDIGNALASVADPGVTRSELEGIDDQVAAAHSRIAEGRADNEFGYAALNLPALVDAGAIRRAVEPVADAGTVVTVGIGGSALGARTITTALTDDAGDSHVVLDNVDPDEVEGVLADLSFEDVAVNVVSKSGTTAETLANFLVVREAMDEAGVDWTERTVVTTGQSGPLADLAAEHDLPTLAVPTGVPGRFSALSAVGLVPAAILGCDVEAIMEGAWEAEATLGPSLFDCPGYAYGAVSYALEARGASVNAFMPYAERLEPFAEWFAQLWAESLGKDGGGQTPARALGATDQHSQLQLYRAGRRNTMVSFLTPRERPGVEVPEPDAEALAYLAGTDLGELLDAELQATEASLAEAGRPNVRIEIDRLDAHSLGELLYGMCAACIMAGELAGVDTFTQPAVEWGKETARDLLQGEETERTAAVEDKTELVVE; from the coding sequence ATGTACGTGGACATCGGAAACGCGCTGGCGTCCGTCGCCGACCCGGGCGTCACGCGGTCCGAACTCGAGGGCATCGACGACCAGGTCGCAGCCGCCCACTCGCGCATCGCCGAGGGACGCGCGGACAACGAGTTCGGCTACGCGGCGCTGAACCTGCCCGCCCTCGTCGACGCCGGGGCCATTCGCCGTGCGGTCGAACCGGTCGCCGACGCCGGAACCGTCGTGACCGTCGGCATCGGCGGGAGCGCGCTCGGTGCGCGAACGATCACCACCGCGCTCACCGACGACGCCGGCGACAGTCACGTCGTCCTCGACAACGTCGACCCCGACGAGGTCGAGGGAGTGCTCGCCGACCTCTCCTTCGAGGACGTCGCCGTCAACGTCGTCTCCAAGTCCGGGACGACGGCCGAGACCCTGGCGAACTTCCTCGTCGTCCGCGAGGCGATGGACGAGGCCGGCGTGGACTGGACCGAGCGGACCGTCGTCACGACCGGCCAGTCAGGCCCCCTCGCAGACCTGGCCGCCGAACACGACCTGCCGACGCTCGCGGTCCCCACCGGGGTTCCCGGCCGGTTCTCGGCGCTCTCGGCCGTCGGCCTCGTGCCGGCGGCGATTCTGGGCTGCGACGTGGAGGCGATCATGGAGGGTGCCTGGGAGGCCGAAGCGACGCTCGGCCCGTCGCTGTTCGACTGCCCGGGCTACGCCTACGGCGCCGTCTCCTACGCGCTGGAGGCCCGCGGCGCGAGCGTCAACGCGTTCATGCCCTACGCCGAGCGCCTGGAACCCTTCGCCGAGTGGTTCGCCCAGCTGTGGGCCGAGAGCCTCGGCAAGGACGGCGGCGGCCAGACCCCCGCGCGAGCCCTCGGTGCCACCGACCAGCACTCCCAGCTCCAGCTCTACCGGGCGGGCCGGCGGAACACGATGGTGAGCTTCCTCACGCCGCGCGAACGACCCGGTGTCGAGGTCCCCGAGCCCGACGCCGAGGCCCTGGCGTACCTCGCCGGGACCGACCTCGGTGAGTTGCTCGACGCCGAACTCCAGGCGACCGAAGCGAGCCTCGCCGAGGCCGGCCGACCCAACGTCCGGATCGAGATCGACCGGCTGGACGCCCACAGTCTCGGGGAGCTGCTGTACGGGATGTGTGCTGCGTGTATCATGGCTGGCGAACTGGCTGGAGTCGACACGTTCACTCAGCCGGCCGTGGAGTGGGGGAAGGAGACCGCCCGCGACCTGCTGCAGGGCGAGGAGACCGAGCGGACGGCCGCCGTCGAGGACAAGACGGAACTCGTCGTCGAGTAA
- a CDS encoding NOB1 family endonuclease, whose translation MYVLDSSAFINEYHTDEPIASIPLVREELEDESAFRFDALEGSGMHMHIPEPETVERVERAARETGDLATLSDTDVRLVAASFELDARLVTDDYAMQNVAEKLNVAVEVIAQEGIDEQRDWRFQCAGCGREFEENHDRCPVCGSDLSRKNPA comes from the coding sequence ATGTACGTCCTCGATTCGTCCGCGTTTATCAACGAGTATCACACCGACGAGCCCATCGCTTCCATCCCGCTCGTTCGCGAGGAACTCGAAGACGAGAGCGCGTTCCGCTTCGACGCGCTGGAGGGCTCCGGGATGCACATGCACATCCCCGAACCCGAGACCGTCGAGCGCGTCGAGCGGGCCGCCCGAGAGACCGGCGACCTCGCGACGCTCTCCGACACAGACGTTCGTCTCGTCGCGGCCTCGTTCGAACTCGACGCCCGCCTCGTCACCGACGACTACGCGATGCAGAACGTCGCCGAGAAGCTGAACGTCGCCGTCGAGGTCATCGCACAGGAGGGCATCGACGAGCAGCGCGACTGGCGCTTCCAGTGTGCGGGCTGTGGCCGCGAGTTCGAGGAGAACCACGACCGCTGTCCGGTGTGTGGCAGCGACCTCTCGCGGAAGAACCCGGCGTAG
- a CDS encoding CPBP family intramembrane glutamic endopeptidase, with amino-acid sequence MESTGAAVDRVDERVLLVSLFGAVAVISGAFLLALIFQSVVALALGVQSPEAIQGQPGLYTVLSASTFVGFIAAAVGFLSLRDEWDVLHVRRPTLRDVAFVVAGLLALAVAATVTSALVSAIIAVLDSVFGVDAQFATNEVIETGQQNPTTFLYMIPVAILLVGPGEELVFRGVVQGLLRRAVGVVPAILLASLLFGLGHYLAIASGNAWTYVFVAGAMGIVLGAIYEYTENIAVPVAIHGLWNAAIFANQWANATGASLPF; translated from the coding sequence ATGGAATCTACTGGTGCTGCCGTCGATCGGGTCGACGAGCGGGTGTTGCTGGTGAGCCTGTTCGGCGCGGTGGCCGTCATCTCCGGCGCGTTCTTGCTGGCGTTGATCTTCCAGTCCGTCGTGGCCCTCGCGCTCGGCGTGCAATCGCCCGAAGCGATTCAGGGCCAGCCCGGCCTCTACACGGTCCTCAGCGCGAGCACGTTCGTCGGGTTTATCGCCGCCGCCGTCGGCTTCCTCTCGCTCCGCGACGAGTGGGACGTCCTGCACGTCCGGCGGCCGACGCTCCGGGACGTGGCGTTCGTCGTCGCCGGCCTCCTCGCCCTCGCAGTAGCGGCGACGGTGACCTCCGCGCTCGTCTCGGCGATCATCGCCGTCCTGGACTCGGTGTTCGGGGTCGACGCGCAGTTCGCGACGAACGAGGTCATCGAGACCGGCCAGCAGAACCCGACGACGTTCCTCTACATGATTCCGGTCGCGATCCTGCTCGTCGGCCCGGGCGAGGAACTCGTCTTCCGCGGCGTCGTCCAGGGCCTGCTCCGGCGGGCCGTCGGCGTCGTCCCGGCGATACTGCTGGCCAGCCTCCTCTTCGGCCTGGGTCACTACCTCGCCATCGCCAGCGGGAACGCCTGGACGTACGTCTTCGTCGCTGGCGCGATGGGTATCGTCCTCGGCGCCATCTACGAGTACACGGAGAACATCGCCGTCCCCGTGGCCATCCACGGCCTGTGGAACGCCGCGATTTTCGCGAACCAGTGGGCCAACGCCACCGGCGCTTCACTGCCGTTCTGA
- a CDS encoding pyruvoyl-dependent arginine decarboxylase has protein sequence MSLIRLVWGAGEGPTELSAFDAALAEAGVHNYNLVTLSSVIPAGPDIEVVGTAPDLGPVGDELHVVESSAVAAPGESVAAGVGWARSESGRGIFYEVDGDDPESVEAEIREGLAAGRELRDWRFVDEQVVVESATATDEYAGAVVCAVYGEGRPAPTEGRGRLTGERGTE, from the coding sequence ATGAGTCTCATCAGGCTCGTCTGGGGCGCAGGAGAGGGTCCCACGGAGCTGTCGGCCTTCGACGCGGCCCTGGCCGAGGCCGGCGTCCACAACTACAATCTGGTGACGCTGTCGTCGGTCATCCCCGCTGGGCCCGACATCGAGGTGGTCGGGACCGCCCCGGACCTCGGCCCCGTCGGCGACGAACTCCACGTCGTCGAGTCCTCGGCCGTCGCCGCGCCGGGCGAGTCCGTCGCGGCGGGCGTCGGCTGGGCCCGCAGCGAGTCGGGACGTGGCATCTTCTACGAGGTCGACGGCGACGACCCCGAATCGGTCGAAGCCGAGATCCGGGAGGGTCTCGCGGCCGGGCGGGAACTCCGGGACTGGCGCTTCGTCGACGAGCAGGTCGTCGTCGAGTCGGCGACGGCGACGGACGAGTACGCTGGCGCTGTTGTGTGTGCGGTATATGGGGAGGGTAGGCCGGCGCCGACCGAAGGGAGGGGCCGGCTTACAGGCGAACGGGGAACGGAGTGA
- the cofG gene encoding 7,8-didemethyl-8-hydroxy-5-deazariboflavin synthase subunit CofG, which yields MIPGAAEYDVDLTVDEERVDRLLAVTPADVDAAPELSFARNVFVPLTTACRYTCTYCTYYDPPGQAELMAPDEVRDVCARGADAGCTEALFTFGDDPDERYDAIHDQLDSWGHDSIHTYLREACKIALEEGLLPHANPGDQTREQMATVADVNASMGVMLETTADVQAHGGPRAKNPGQRLNTLRNAGELSVPFTTGILVGIGEDWADRAESILAIRELHERYGHIQEVIVQPVVENERWTDGTPDLATMRRVTAMARAGLPDEISVQVPPNLAPARDLLDCGVDDLGGVSPVTDDHINPDYAWPALRELEDIADEAGVPLRERLPVYERFVDESRGDAEWVSDRIREAIEWDDVHGERFRSVLRTGENPA from the coding sequence GTGATACCCGGCGCCGCCGAGTACGACGTGGACCTGACTGTCGACGAGGAGCGCGTCGACCGCCTCCTGGCGGTCACGCCGGCGGACGTCGACGCGGCGCCGGAACTCTCCTTCGCGCGGAACGTCTTCGTCCCCCTGACGACGGCGTGCCGGTACACCTGCACCTACTGCACCTATTACGACCCGCCCGGGCAGGCCGAACTCATGGCACCCGACGAGGTACGCGACGTCTGTGCCCGCGGCGCCGACGCGGGGTGTACGGAGGCGCTGTTCACCTTCGGCGACGACCCGGACGAGCGCTACGACGCGATTCACGACCAGCTCGACTCGTGGGGCCACGACTCCATCCACACCTACCTCCGCGAGGCCTGCAAGATCGCGCTGGAGGAGGGCCTGCTCCCCCACGCCAACCCCGGCGACCAGACCCGCGAGCAGATGGCCACCGTCGCCGACGTCAACGCCTCGATGGGCGTGATGCTGGAGACGACGGCGGACGTGCAGGCACACGGTGGCCCGCGAGCCAAGAACCCCGGCCAGCGGCTCAACACGCTGCGGAACGCCGGCGAACTCTCCGTCCCGTTCACGACGGGGATTCTGGTCGGCATCGGCGAGGACTGGGCCGACCGCGCCGAGAGTATCCTGGCCATCCGCGAGCTGCACGAGCGCTACGGGCACATCCAGGAGGTCATCGTCCAGCCTGTCGTCGAGAACGAGCGCTGGACGGACGGCACGCCCGACCTGGCGACGATGCGGCGCGTGACGGCGATGGCCCGTGCTGGACTGCCCGACGAAATTTCTGTTCAGGTGCCGCCGAACCTCGCCCCGGCCCGCGACCTGCTCGACTGCGGCGTCGACGACCTGGGCGGGGTGTCGCCCGTCACCGACGACCACATCAACCCCGACTACGCCTGGCCGGCGTTGCGGGAACTGGAAGACATCGCCGACGAGGCCGGCGTCCCGCTCCGGGAACGCCTGCCCGTCTACGAGCGGTTCGTCGACGAGAGCAGGGGGGACGCGGAGTGGGTCTCCGACCGGATCCGCGAGGCCATCGAATGGGACGACGTCCACGGCGAGCGCTTCCGATCGGTGCTCCGGACGGGCGAGAATCCGGCCTGA
- a CDS encoding PRC-barrel domain-containing protein has translation MTEILAENLSGKDVMGTDGAELGSLYNITMDLKSGALHDLVIDANESVGETGFDRDETGRILVPVNRVQAVKDHMIIKR, from the coding sequence ATGACAGAGATCCTCGCCGAGAATCTCTCGGGGAAAGACGTCATGGGCACCGACGGTGCCGAGCTGGGTAGCCTGTACAACATCACGATGGACCTCAAGTCCGGCGCGCTCCACGACCTGGTGATCGACGCCAACGAGTCGGTGGGCGAGACGGGCTTCGACCGCGACGAGACCGGACGGATCCTCGTCCCCGTCAACCGGGTCCAGGCGGTCAAGGACCACATGATCATCAAGCGCTAG
- a CDS encoding CopG family transcriptional regulator, with the protein MPTRFAVACDEEQAQAVSRLAHRYGITEEEVVKQLIDLGLESLEEEAQ; encoded by the coding sequence ATGCCAACCCGGTTCGCCGTCGCGTGCGACGAGGAGCAAGCCCAGGCTGTCTCGCGCCTCGCCCACCGGTACGGCATCACCGAAGAGGAGGTCGTCAAACAGCTGATCGACCTCGGCCTGGAGTCGCTGGAAGAGGAGGCCCAGTAA
- a CDS encoding DUF5811 family protein: protein MYGNSPLGAEPETVSLTAEQRQLLRQDLSTMAARMRDVLPAEFVVGSEITNDDSGVRATIAVQPPMGAVVSANFTPESDDARIDDDELDDLVHGLAASAALQVKNAMGGDAPAVAQ from the coding sequence ATGTATGGAAACTCTCCCCTCGGTGCAGAGCCCGAAACTGTCTCCCTGACGGCCGAGCAGCGGCAGTTGCTCCGGCAGGACCTCTCGACGATGGCGGCGCGCATGCGGGACGTGCTGCCTGCCGAGTTCGTCGTCGGCTCGGAGATCACGAACGACGACTCGGGCGTCCGCGCGACCATCGCGGTCCAGCCGCCGATGGGCGCGGTCGTGAGCGCGAACTTCACGCCCGAGTCCGACGACGCCCGCATCGACGACGACGAACTGGACGACCTGGTCCACGGACTCGCGGCCTCGGCGGCGCTCCAGGTCAAGAACGCGATGGGCGGCGACGCGCCGGCAGTCGCCCAGTAA